In Silene latifolia isolate original U9 population chromosome 3, ASM4854445v1, whole genome shotgun sequence, a single window of DNA contains:
- the LOC141647440 gene encoding uncharacterized protein LOC141647440, translating to MDANLDSPNSNTNTITTTTPSNDVVSLETNNDDDNGYYYDDSNYSTPYASAPSSPLNQTTSFFFHSAPTSPMHYGLTIDDGTGRSAIAPATSDASSSAASFEFEFEFSYRFDSTNSPEIGESMSTADELFLNGQIRPMKLSAHLNTNQDDEIRIPRDLRLRSKSRRRTRSMSPFRNTTPFDWLTESTPEKTSEIEMDGEKIEENVTKNGEQSSSSSRCSSAGRSSKRWLFLKDFLRSKSEGRSNSKFWQNISFSPAKEKKTNGDAAVAESAVEAKKSGGGGGGKEGQVKKAAAAAKRRSAHEMHYAAKRAEAEEMRKKTYLPYRQGLFGCIGFHSSNGYGGGVLHGFARVLNPVSSR from the coding sequence ATGGACGCTAACCTCGACTCTCCAAACTCCAACACCAACACCATTACCACAACCACCCCATCAAACGACGTCGTTTCTCTCGAAACCAACAATGACGACGACAACGGCTACTACTACGACGACAGCAACTACTCCACTCCATATGCCAGCGCACCTTCTAGTCCTCTCAACCAAACGACGTCGTTTTTTTTCCACAGCGCTCCCACCAGCCCCATGCACTACGGCCTCACTATCGACGACGGCACCGGTAGGTCCGCCATAGCTCCGGCGACTTCCGACGCTTCTTCGTCTGCCGCCTCGTTCGAGTTCGAGTTCGAGTTCTCCTACCGATTCGACTCGACTAACTCGCCGGAAATCGGTGAGTCAATGTCTACCGCCGACGAGTTGTTCCTCAACGGTCAGATCCGTCCGATGAAGCTCTCCGCTCATCTTAATACTAATCAAGACGATGAAATAAGAATTCCTAGGGATTTGAGATTACGAAGCAAATCACGACGGAGAACTCGATCAATGTCTCCTTTTCGTAATACGACGCCGTTCGACTGGCTTACCGAATCGACACCGGAAAAAACGTCGGAAATAGAAATGGATGGCGAGAAAATCGAAGAAAATGTGACGAAAAATGGAGAACAATCTTCATCATCGTCGAGGTGTTCGTCGGCGGGGAGAAGCTCGAAGCGATGGTTATTTCTCAAGGATTTTCTGCGGAGTAAGAGTGAAGGAAGGAGTAACAGTAAGTTCTGGCAAAATATCTCGTTTTCGCCGGCGAAGGAAAAGAAGACGAACGGCGATGCTGCGGTGGCGGAATCGGCGGTTGAGGCGAAGAAGAGCGGTGGTGGAGGCGGAGGGAAGGAAGGTCAAGTAAAGAAGGCGGCGGCGGCGGCGAAGAGGAGATCAGCGCATGAGATGCATTACGCGGCGAAGAGAGCGGAGGCGGAGGAGATGAGGAAGAAGACGTATTTGCCGTATAGGCAAGGATTGTTTGGGTGTATAGGGTTTCATTCTAGTAACGGTTATGGTGGTGGTGTTCTTCATGGTTTTGCTAGAGTTCTTAATCCGGTTTCTTCTAGGTAG